Below is a window of Synechococcus sp. RSCCF101 DNA.
CAGGTCGGGCTGCTCGCGGTGGAACAGGGTCAGAGCCTGCTCGCCGTCCTCGGCTGCGATCACCCGGTAGCCGGCGAGCTGCAGCCGCATGAGCAGCACCCTGCGCACGGCCGGCTCATCGTCCACCACAAGGATGGTGGCCTTCGGCCGTGCCTGGTCGGGCGCTGGCATGAACCCCCTATTTATGAAGATTCACAACCTTACTCATCGGAGTCGCCTTTCCAGGTGGCGGAAGCCCCCCTCAATGCCGCTTTTTCGATTGTTTTAAGAAATGGCCGCCGCTGCCGGCGTGGGCTCAGGGCTGCGCCGCGTCCGGGCCCTCGGGCCAGCGGGCCCTGGCGTAGCGGTTCCACTGGCGAGCCGCCTCCGCCACCGCCTCGTCGCTGCTGATCTGGCCGAGCATCGCCCGCTGCAGTTCGGTGTAGACGATGGCCTGCAGGCGCTTGATGCCGGGTGTGGCCGGAACCAGCACCCGGCCGCGGCGGAGGGTGCGGGCCGACTCGAGTCGGGCATCGCGGATCAGGGTCTCCGCCGGCGTGGCCGGAACCTCACGGCTCAGGGCGGCCTCCACCTCCTCCAGGGCCTGCACCGATGAGGGCAGCACCCGGGCCAGCTCGGCGAAGCGGGCCTGGTTGGACGCGTTGGTGAGGAAGAGAGCGAGGCTCACAGCCTGCTCCGGCATGGCGCTCTGGCGCGGCACGGCCAGGGTCATCACGGCCACGTTCGCCGCTCCATCGGCACCCGTGATCGGTGGATGGGGCCGGGTGGCCGCGGCCACGCCCGGGGCGTTGGTCTGGATGGTGCGCAGGAACTCGGCGCCGCTGGCCAGCAGAGCCAGCTCACCGCTCTGGTACAGCTCGATGGCGCGACGCTGGCCCTGACTCACCACCTCGCGCGGCAGCAGGCCCTCCCGGTAGAGATCGGTCCAGAAGGCGAAGGCCCGCCGGCCCGCCTCGGTCTCGAAGCCGGCGCGAAGGTCCTCATCCAGCAGAGTCACCCCCATCTGGACCATCGACTCGAGCAGCTCGGCCGAGTCGTCCGGCACAACGGTCACGAACAGGCCGTAGCGGCCGGTGGCCCGCCGCACGGCCCGGGCGTAGGCCGGAACCTCCTCCCAGGACCGGGGCGGTCCCTCCAGGCCGGCCCGCTCCAGCAGATCGCTGTTGACCAGACTGATCCGGGCCGTGAGGTACCAGGGGATGGCGATCTGATCGTCGCCCTGGGCACCCGCCTCCCAGATGCCGGGCAGATAGCGCTCGGCCGTTCCCTCCGGCAGCATCGGCTCGAGATCCAGAAGCCCCCGCTTGCTGGCCAGATTGGCGGCGAAGGGAGGGTTGAGGTTCACCACGTCCGGCGCCGTGCGCGCGAACACGGCGGCCAGCAGCTTCCGCTCCACCGACCCCCAGGGCAGGTCGGTCCACTGCACCTCGGTGCCGGGATGGCGGTCCTCCCAGTCGGCCAGTACGGCGGCCATGTAGTCGTTGAATTTCGGGGCCAGCTGCAGCGTCCAGAGCTGCAGCTCACGGCGCCCATCGGCGGAGCGGGGCCCGCTGCAGCCCGCCAGCAGCAGACCGAGCAGGAGGCCGAGGGCCATGCGCCTGGGGATCCGGAACAGCATCGCGGCGGGGGAACGGGGCATCAGACGGGCGCCAGGCGACGCCAGAGCAGCAGCAGGGGCGAGCAGCAGAGCGGAGCCAGCAGAGCGGTGATCAGCACCTGGAGCACGGCGGTGACCAGAACGCCATCGAGGGCGGAGGAGGACATCCGCGGCCAGTCGGCGATCCAGAGCTGGGCCAGAACGCTCAGGTTGAGCAGCGCGGCCCCCAGCAGAGCGAGCAGACCGAGATTGAGGCTGCGCTGGATCGGAGGGGCGCGCAACCCGATCCTTCCGTACCACCAGCCCAGCAGCAGCAGAGCGGGCAGAACGCTCGGACCATCCAGATGCAGCGCGTCCACCAGCAGACCGAGGGCCAGAGCCATCAGCAGGCCGGAGCGGCGCCCATCCACGAGCGCCCAGGGCAGCAGCCACAGCACCGACCAGCAGGGCGGCACGCCATCGAGCCGGAGCAGGGGCGGGTTCCCCAGCTGCAGCAGCGGCACCAGCAGAACAGGACCCAGACAGAGGGGGCGGCGGATCAGCTGACCTCTCATGGCAGGCGGCGGATCTGGACCCAGTCGATCGCCGCCACGGGGGCGCTGGGCTGCAGCAGGGCGGTGGGAGCGGGCACGCTGCGCTCATCGAGCGAGGCGATCACCCCCACGGGCAGGTTGGCCGGCACCAGGGTGCTGGCCGGGGAGGTGGTGACCACATCGCCGACGCGCACCTGAGGGTCCTTGTCGAGGAAACGCAGCACCGGCCGGCTGGAGCCGGCCCCCTCCAGCAGGCCGTGGCGACGGGTGCGGGGCACCCAGACGCCCACATCACTGCCGCGGGCCGTGAGCAGGCGGACCCTGGCGGTGCTCGGGGTGACACTGGCCAGGGTGCCGATCAGACCGCCGGGGCCCATCACGGCATCGCCGGCCTGCAGACCGTGCAGTGAGCCGCGACCGAGCTCCAGCTGCTGCCACCACCCCGCGGTGGAGCGGGAGATCACCGGTGCGGCGATGAGGGTGGCGTCCGCATCCGCCAGGTCCAGCAGCCCGCGCAGCCGGGCGTTGTCCCGCTCCAGCAGGGACAGGCGGGTGCGCTGCTCGAGGCTCGTGGCCGAGTCGATCCACTGCCGCTGGGCCGGACCGGGCCAGAAGGGCCGACTGATCAGGGCATAGAGATCGGCCGGGCCGGCCCCCTTGCCGAAGCGCACGAGCACCAGGGCGGCCAGAGCGACCAGCCAGGGCAGGCTCTGCTGGATGCGCCCGACGGACGGGCGGCGCAGCCAGCGCCAGGAGGGCATGGCGATCAGGTCGTGGCGCGGGCGAAGTCAGGGGTGTCGAGCACGCGCTGGAGGCGCTTGTAGTCCTCCAGCACCTGACCGCAGCCGTTGACCACACACAGCAGGGGGTCCTCGGCGATGTGGGTGAGGATGCCGGTCTCGTGGCTGATCAGCTCACTGATGCCGCGCACCAGGGCGCCGCCGCCGGCCAGCATGATGCCGCGATCGACGATGTCGGCCGCCAGCTCGGGCGGGGTGCGCTCGAGGGTGCGCTTCACCGCCTCGACGATCACGTTGAGCGGTTCGGCCATCGCTTCCCGCAGGTCGCCGGCACGCACCGTGATGGTGCGGGGCAGGCCGGAGAGCAGGTGGAGGCCACGCACGTCCATCGTCTCCTCGTCGAAGCCGTTGTCCGGGAAGGCGGAGCCGATGCGGATCTTGATCTCCTCCGCGGTGCGCTCGCCCACCACGAGGTTGTGCACCTTCTTGAGATAGACGCTGATCGAATCGCTCAGTTCGTCGCCGGCCACGCGCACCGACTCCGAGAGCACGGTGCCGCCGAGGCTGAGCACAGCCACTTCGGTGGTGCCGCCGCCGATGTCGACGATCATGGTGCCGATCGGATCGGTCACCGGCAGGCCGGCACCGATGGCCGCGGCCACCGGTTCATCGATCAGGTGCACCTCGCGGGCGCCGGCGAGGCCGGCCTCCCGCACGGCCCGGCGCTCGACGCCGGTCACACCGCTGGGGATGCCCACCACCAGGCGCGGCGCCACGATGCCGCGGCCCTCATTGCCCTTCTGGATGAAGGACTTGATCATCTGCTCGGCGGCGTCGAAATCGGCGATCACGCCATCGCGCAGGGGACGCACCGCGCGGATGTTGCCCGGCGTGCGGCCGAGCATCAGCTTGGCTTCATCCCCGACGGCGAGCGGAGCGTTGCGCTCCAGGTCCATCGCCACCACCGAGGGCTCCTGCAGCACGATGCCGCGGCCGGAGACATAGATCAGTGTGTTGGCGGTTCCCAGGTCGATGCCGATGTCGCGCGAGAGCTGGAAACGACGCAGAAACACGGAGAATCCCGGAAGGGCGTTGAATCATACGGACCGTTCCGGGGCGGGTCCGGAGCCACGGCCTGAGACGCGTCGGCCCGGCCGGGGAAGTGTTTGAACGGTGAGGCACGGAAGCGTGCCGCATCATTGATCCATCACCAGCAGAAGGAACCGAATCATGGGTGTGAATTCCGTGACCCTCGTCGGCCGTGCCGGCCGGGACCCCGACGTGCGCTACTTCGAATCGGGGAGCGTCGTGGCCAATCTGACCCTGGCCGTGAACCGCCGCAGCCGGGATGACGAACCCGACTGGTTCAATCTCGAGATCTGGGGCAAGCAGGCCCAGGTGGCGGCGGATTACGTCCGCAAGGGATCCCTGCTCGGGATCATCGGCAGCTTCAAGCTCGACCGCTGGACCGACCGTGCCACCGGTGAGGAGCGCAGCAAGCCCGTGGTGCGGGTGGACCGTCTCGAACTGCTGGGCTCCCGCCGGGACAGCGAAGCCGGCGCCGCCTCGATGGATGAGGGCGGTGGCTACGGAGGCGGAGCGCCGAGCGAGGCGGAAGTGCCCTTCTGAAGACGCGGGCGCGTCTCAGTCGCTGGTGTGGCGGCGGCGCCAGGCCCTGAGGCCCAGCCAGATACCGCCGCCGACCACCGCCACCACCAGCAGCACCTTGATCACCTTCGACACCGGCTCGATCCAGAGCTCGACGCGGGCGTAGCTCTCGCCCAGGGCGATGCCGGCAACGGTGAGCAGGATGGTCCAGATCAGGCTGCCGGCCGTGGTCCAGATCAGGAACGGCACCATCGGCATCATCTCCACACCGGCCGGCACGGAGATGAGGGTGCGGATGCCGGGCACCAGCCGGCCCCAGAACACCAGGGCCGAGCCGTAGCGGGAGAACCAGCGCCGCGAGCGGGCCAGATCGTCGGGGCTGATGCCGAGCCAGCGGCCGTGGCGCCCCAGCCAGTGCTCGAGCCGCTCCTCGTTCACCAGCCGGCCGATGCCGTACCAGGGGAAGGCACCGAGCACGGTGCCGGCCAGGCCGGCCAGCACCACCGGAATGAACTGCAGCTGCCCCTGCTGCACGTAAAAGCCCCCCAGAGGCATGATCAGCTCCGAGGGGATGGGGGGGAACAGATTCTCCAGAAACATCGCCGCGAAGATCGAGCCGTACCCCAGCCACTGGTTGGCGGCCACGGCCTGCCCGATCAGCTCGGGCAGGCGGGTGACCAGGTCGGTGAGGCTCATCGGCGCGGGGGTGCTGTCCGGGTCATCGTCCGCGTTCGGGCGGGATCCGGCGAGCGCTCCGGGATCAGTAGCGGTAGTGGTCGGGCTTGTAGGGGCCGGCCACCGGCACGTTGATGTAGTCGGCCTGCTCCTGGCTGAGCTCGGTGAGGCGGGCACCGATGCGCTCCAGATGGAGGCGGGCCACCATCTCATCGAGGTGCTTGGGCAGCACGTGCACGCTGTTGCCGTACTGCTCACCGCGGCAGAACAGCTCGATCTGAGCCAGCACCTGGTTGGTGAAGGAGTTGCTCATCACGAAGCTGGGGTGACCGGTGGCGCAGCCCAGGTTCACCAGACGGCCTTCGGCGAGAAGGATGATGCGATTACCGCTGGGCAGGGTGATGTGATCCACCTGGGGCTTGATCGTCTCCCAGCTGTACTGACGCAGCGAGGCCACATCGATCTCATTGTCGAAGTGGCCGATGTTGCAGACGATCGCCTCATCCTTCATGGCGATCAGATGCTCATGCCGGATCACATTGAAGTTGCCGGTGGCGGTGACGAAGATGTCGACATCGCGCACCACATCGTCAAGACGCACCACGCGATAGCCCTCCATCGCAGCCTGCAGCGCGCAGATGGGGTCCACCTCGGCCACCATCACCGTGGCGCCCAGGCCGCGCAGGGACTGGGCCGAGCCCTTGCCCACGTCGCCATAGCCCATCACCAGGGCCACCTTGCCCGCCACCATCACATCGGTGGCGCGCTTGATGCCGTCCACCAGGGATTCACGGCAGCCGTAGAGGTTGTCGAACTTGCTCTTGGTGACCGAGTCGTTGACGTTGATCGCCGGGAAGCAGAGATCACCGCTCTTGTGCATCTGCACCAGGCGGGCCACACCGGTGGTGGTCTCCTCGGTCACACCGCGGATCGCAGCGCGCACGCGGGAGTAGAAGCCGGGCTGAGCCGCCAGCTTCTGGCGGATGGCGCTGAACAGGGCACGCTCCTCATCGTTGGAGGGGTGGTCGAGCACCGACGGATCGCTCTCGGCCCGGCTGCCGAGCATCACCAGACCGGTGGCATCGCCGCCGTCGTCGAGGATCATGTTGGGGCAGCCACCATCGCCCCACTCGAGGATGCGATGGGTGAAGGCCCAGTACTCATCCAGGGTCTCGCCCTTGTAGGCGAACACCGGAATGCCGGAGGCGGCGATCGCCGCGGCGGCGTGATCCTGGGTGGAGAAGATGTTGCAGGAGGCCCAGCGCACCTCGGCGCCCAGCGCCACCAGGGTGTTGATCAAGACAGCCGTCTGGATCGTCATGTGCAGGCTGCCGGCGATGCGGGCACCCTTGAGCGGCTGGGTGTCGCCGTGCATGCGACGCAGCGCCATCAGACCGGGCATCTCGGTCTCGGCGATGGCGATCTCCTTGCGACCGAAATCGGCCTGGTTGATGTCAGCCACCACGTAGGAGCTGGTGGTCTGCGGCAGGGCAGACGAAACAGGAGGCGTGGCCACCATGACGTGCAAAACTCCCTCGCGGGGAGGCGATGTTGTTCAAAAACCGCGGAGGGCCGAGGCTTCGGGCTCCAGTGGCGACACCCTACAAGGATGAAGAGTTGGCTCGCTGATGCCGCCGCCACGGAGGATCTGGGGCGTGATCTGATCAACCGGCTGCTGCCAGGGGCCAACGCAACCGAGCCGTTGCCGGGACCGGCGACGCTGCCGGTTCTGCTGCTGCGGGGCGCCCTCGGGGCCGGCAAGACCTGCCTGACCCGGGGCCTGGCCCGGGGTCTGGGCATCGAGGAGCCGATCACCAGCCCCACCTTCGCGCTCGCCCAGCACTACAGCGGCTGGCGGCACGGAACCGAAACCGCCCTGGTGCACCTCGACCTCTACCGGCTCGAGCAGCCGGCGGCGGCCGATGAGCTGTTTCTGCAGGAGCAGGAGCAGGCCGAGGAGCGGGGCGCGCTGCTGGTGGTGGAGTGGCCCGAGCGCCTCTCCTTCACGCCGCCCGGGAGCTGGACGGTGCAGCTGGAGATCGTGGCGGAGGGCCGGCTGGCGCGGCTCAGCGCTGCAACAGCGCCCTGACGGCGTCCGCGTCGGGCTGAGGTTCGATGGCGCCCTCGCCGCCGCAGGTGAGCGCGCCGCAGGCAGAGGCGAAGCGGATCGCCTCCTCCAGGGGAGCCGCGGCAGCCGAATCGATCATGCCGGGGTCCTCGGCCAGCCGGTGCAGCAGACCGGCGGTGAAGGCATCGCCCGCGCCGGTGGTGTCCCGCACCGGCACAGCCAGCGCCGGGCACGCCCCCTCGAGCCGGCCATTGCTCCAGCGCACCGGCCGGGAGCCATCACTGATCACCACCAGACAGGCCTGATCGGGGCGACGGGGCAGAGCCCGATGCACCACCACCGGATCCCGGCTGGCGAAGAGCCACTCGGCCTCCTCGGCCGCCAGCTTGAGCACCGCCACGCGCGGCAGAACAGCCAGGATCGGGTGGCGGGCCTGGGCTGCGGAGCAGGGCCAGAAGGTGGGCCGCCAGTTCACGTCCATGGCGATGGGCACCCCGGCCGCCTCCGCCATGGCCATGGCCAGCGCGTGCGCGCGGGCCGCAGGGCCGCCCGCCATCGGGATGGTGCCCACGAGCAGCCAGGCGGCCCGGGGGAGCAGCGCCTCCAGCACCGGTTGCAGGGCGTCGGGGTTCAGGGCCTGATCGGCGAAGCCGGCGCCGCGATCACCCATGAAGCCGCCGAAGCAGCGCTCCCCGGCCGCATCGCGCGACACCAGCACCACCCGGGTGGGGCGATCCGGGTCCGCCTGCAGGCCATCGGGGCGCACACCCCGCTGCTGGAAGAGGGCCCGGAAGCGGCGACCGGCGTCGTCCTGCCCAAGACGCGCGACCAACGCAGAGTCTGTACCCAGCCGCGCGAGGGCACAGGCCACGTTGGCCGGCGCACCGCCCAGGCAGTCGCTGGAGGGTCCGATCCGCACATCACCACCCGGCGGCCCGAGCCGATCGATCAGGGCCTCACCCAGACAGATCACCAAGGCGGGGGCGGCGGCAGGGCTCATGGCTCCAGGGGCAAAACCGGGCTCGATCCGGCCGGCGCAACGCGGAACCAGCCGGGTTCCGCGGCGGCGAGCCAGTCGCGCAGGGCCGCGATGATGCGGCTGTTGGCCGCCGGAAAGGGGTAGCGCTCAAGCTCGGACACCGCCACCCAGCGCACCTGCTGAGAGGCGAGGGGCCGGGGCACGCCGGAGCGCCAGCGGCAGAGGTGCACCAGGAAGCGGAGTCGCTTGTGGCTGTAGGCGTGGTCGAGCTCGATCAGGGGCTCGGCCACATCCACCTCGATGGCGAGCTCCTCGCGCAGTTCGCGGACGATGGTGGCTTCGATCGCCTCGCCGGGCTCCTGCTTGCCGCCGGGAAACTCCCAGAGGCCGCCGAGCAGACCTTCATCGAGGCGCTGATCGATCAGCACCTCCCGCCGCTCGTTGAACACCACCCCCACGCCCACGACGTGGTGCGGCACCGGTCGCCGATCGGCCTTCACGGGGTAGCGGTCCACAGTTCCGGCAGCGTAGGCAGCGCACCACGGCCGCCAGGGACAGCGCTCGCAGGCGGGCGCGCGCGGGGTGCAGACGGTGGCCCCGAGATCCATCAGCGCCTGGTTGAAATCGCGCGGGCGAGCGGGATCCAGCAGGGTGTCGCTCCAGCTCCAGAACAGGGCCCCGGCCCGGGCCGGTGGGGTGGGGCAGGCGAGCAGGCGGGCCAGCACACGCTTCACGTTGCCATCGAGGATCGCCTCCGGCGCATCGAAGGCCGAGGAGAGGATGCCGGCGGCGGTGGTGCGACCCAGCCCGGGCAGGGCGAGCCAGTCGGCCAGATCCTGAGGCCAGGGCGCACCGGTCACTGCGGCACGTTCCTCCAGCTGCTGGGCCGCCTGCTGCAGACGGCGGGCCCGGCTGTAGTACCCCAGCCCCTGCCAGACCAGCAGCACCTGATCCGGTGGGGCGGCCGCCAGGGTCGCCCGATCCGGGAAGGCCTCCATCCAGCGCCGCCAGTAGGGCCGCATCACCCGCAGCTGGGTCTGCTGCAGCATCACCTCGGCGATCCAGCACGCCTGGACACTGAGCTGCTCACCAGGCTCGGGCCACCTGCCGGCCCTGGTGACCATCCAGGGCTTCTGTGCCGGATCGCGCCTGCCGTGGACTTCCCACCAGGCCAACAGCGAGGCGGCCAGCGCAGGCGCCTCTCTGCTGAGGTTGGACGTCGTCAGCGGCAACGGCTGGCCGTTCGAGACACGTGGGGCCGAGCGAGGGTGAGGCCAGGAGCCATCGAGGAAGGGCCTACGCAAGGGCCGGATGCAACGCTCTCGCGTCGTCCGGCTCCATGCAGGGCTCGCCTCGGCAGGGATTGACTTCCATCACAACGTGAGACAGCTGAGGAACGCCGGCAAGAAGTGCCTTGTAGTGAGCTGGAGGCTTCGGGTGGTGCGTGACCAGCGCAATCGATGCGGACAGATGGCCACTGCTCAGCCGCCAGACATGGAGGTCGCACACGCGATTGTCCGAGTCATTCTCAATGCGTGCGGTGATCTCCCGTCTCACCCCGTCGCCGGCTGAGGCGTCCAGCAAGATGGCGCTGGAGTCACGAATCAACTCCCAGGCCCAGCGCGAGATGACCAGAGCTCCAACACATCCCATCAGGGCATCCATCCAGATCCATCCCAGCACCTTGCCGCAGGCGAGAGCAACAATCGCGAGCACCGAGGTCAGCGCATCCGCGAGCACGTGGATGTAGGCCGCTTTGAGGTTGAGGTCATGATGATGCTCGTGGTGACTGTGTCCATGGGCGTGGCCATGGCCGTGACCTCCATGGCGATCAAGGATCAAGGCGCTGGCCAGATTCACAACCAATCCCAGAACAGCCACCGCGATGGCCTGATTGAAGAAGATGGCATGAGGAGCGAACAGTCGCTCCAGCGACTCAACAATCATCAGCACCGCAACAACGCCCAGTGCAACAGCGCTGGCGAAGCCGGCAAGGACCTCCACCTTCCCGGTCCCGAAGGTGTAGAACGGGTCCGAGGCATGTCGCCTGGCGTAGCGGTACGCGAAAACGGTGATCGCGAACGCGGCGACATGGGTGAACATGTGCCAGCCATCGGCCAGAAGCGCCATCGAGCCAAACAACGAGCCCGTGACGATCTCGACGACCATCGTGATGGCGGTGATGGCCATCACAATCCTGCTGGCTCTCTCAGCACGACGATGGTCGGACGAGAAGTTATGCGAATGCTGCCATTCACCCAGCGAGTGACGATGCATGGATCGACGATTCGTAGCCTTCTGGACCCTACGCCCAGGCTTTGCGCCTGGCTTCACGCCTGACGATGATCACCTGAAGGAGATTCGCTGGTGCAACTTGCTCAGCCGCCAGTGCTCACGCTCGTCTCCCACTCGGCCCGGAGGCTCGCCTCACTCCAGCCATGGCGACCCGCCTGGGTGCGGAAGAACGGCTCCCAGTGGCTCTCCAGCACGTCCACCTCCTCGGCCCCCGAGCGCAGGCTGCGCCAGCCTGAGGCACCTGGCATCCGGCAGGCCCTCCCGCCCGGCAGTGGTTGGGTGCCCTGAACGGCGCGCGCGAGGCGGTCCGACTTGTCCCGCACCGCCTCCATCGGACCGAAGTGGGACGGGTCGATGCACAGATAGAAGCTGCCTCCGACCGAGGCGCCCTGGGCAGAGCCATTGACGAACTGCGCCAGGGTCGGCACCTCCGGTGTGATCGTCCCAAGCGGGTTGATCACCGACTCCATCGACTCCAGGAACAGGTTCAGCATGTAGAGCCTGGGCTCATGCAGGTTCTGGAAACAGCTCTGATCGAAGACCCGCCCATACCCCTCGACCGGCCTGGCGTACGGGGCCAGATCGTTGCTGAGCTGGCCGGTGATCGTATCGATGACGGAATTGTCGCGCACCTTCGTGCCCTGCAGAACGGCCTGGGCGGTGTCGCCGTCATACCACTCGCAGACCTTCGTGCTCATCCAGACCGGGGGTTCGTCTCCCCCCGGGCAAATGCCATCCAGCGGACCCACCTGCAACACGTTGCCCATCCCGCCGAGCGGCGAGGCCATCGGGACACTGTTGTTGGCCGTCATCGCCCAGCAGTCCTTCTCGTGGGCCAGCCAGGCGTAGGACGAGAAGCTGCCGGCATCGTTGTGGTTGGCACCGAAGACGATGGCCAGGCCGTGCTCCTTGGCCTTGGCGATGGCGGCGCGGGCCATCCGTGTGAGCGTGAAGTAGCCCGAGGAGCGGTGACCATCAAAGGCAGCCCAGGTGGGCCCCTCTTTCACCAGCTCGGGCTCAGCCGTGATGTCGAGCTGGCCCTGGCGGAAGGTGAGATCGATCGCCTCGTAGACGCCCAGCCCCTGGTTCAGCTTCCCCTGGCGCATCCCGATGATCAGCGCATCGGCCACGGCATCGCCATGCTCCTCGCTGGCACCGTTGGCCATCCAGAC
It encodes the following:
- a CDS encoding Ldh family oxidoreductase translates to MSAQVKTCSVNADFMRYCLKRVWMANGASEEHGDAVADALIIGMRQGKLNQGLGVYEAIDLTFRQGQLDITAEPELVKEGPTWAAFDGHRSSGYFTLTRMARAAIAKAKEHGLAIVFGANHNDAGSFSSYAWLAHEKDCWAMTANNSVPMASPLGGMGNVLQVGPLDGICPGGDEPPVWMSTKVCEWYDGDTAQAVLQGTKVRDNSVIDTITGQLSNDLAPYARPVEGYGRVFDQSCFQNLHEPRLYMLNLFLESMESVINPLGTITPEVPTLAQFVNGSAQGASVGGSFYLCIDPSHFGPMEAVRDKSDRLARAVQGTQPLPGGRACRMPGASGWRSLRSGAEEVDVLESHWEPFFRTQAGRHGWSEASLRAEWETSVSTGG